Proteins from one Aquila chrysaetos chrysaetos chromosome 5, bAquChr1.4, whole genome shotgun sequence genomic window:
- the CCNB2 gene encoding G2/mitotic-specific cyclin-B2 isoform X2 — MALPATRRAAVTRQVENAVTELQSKAKTHLTGKRAALEEIGNRVATRGTCIAKKTECSKASIKPMKGPSKMANAMVLPKPPAAVNQAFKETGVPKVLSPVPMDVSMEEEDLCQAFSDVLLNNVKDIDAEDWGNPQLCSDYVKDIYLYLRELEVQQSVRPHYLDGKTINGRMRAILVDWLVQVHSRFQLLQETLYMCVAVMDRFLQSHPVPRKRLQLVGVTALLVASKYEEIFSPDVADFVYITDNAYTSSEIREMEIMILKELNFNLGRPLPIHFLRRASKAGGADVKQHTLAKYLMELTLVDYDMVHHRPSEIAAAALCLSQKILGHNKWGTKHQYYTGYTEDSLLMTMKHMAKNVVKVNEKLTKYTAVKNKYASSKLLMISTIPQLNSEIIKDLALSLSS; from the exons ATGGCTCTGCCGGCGACGCGCCGCGCCGCT GTCACTAGACAGGTGGAGAATGCTGTGACTGAACTTCAAAGTAAAGCCAAAACTCACCTTACTGGCAAAAGGGCTGCCTTGGAAGAAATAGGAAATAGAGTTGCAACAAGAGGAACATGCATAGCTAAG aaaacagaatgctCCAAAGCATCCATAAAGCCTATGAAAGGACCTAGTAAGATGGCAAATGCAATGGTGCTGCCTAAACCTCCAGCTGCTGTGAACCAAGCATTCAAAGAAACTGGTGTTCCAAAG GTTCTGTCTCCTGTCCCTATGGATGTATCTATGGAAGAGGAGGATTTGTGCCAAGCCTTCTCTGATGTATTGCTCAACAATGTAAAAGACATCGATGCTGAGGACTGGGGGAATCCCCAGCTGTGTAGTGACTATGTAAAAGATATCTATCTGTATCTGAGAGAGCTTGAGGTA CAGCAATCAGTCCGCCCGCATTACCTTGATGGGAAGACGATCAATGGGCGTATGCGTGCAATTTTAGTTGACTGGCTTGTCCAGGTCCACTCAAGATTCCAGCTTTTGCAGGAAACACTGTATATGTGTGTTGCAGTCATGGATCGCTTCTTACAA AGTCATCCAGTACCTCGTAAGAGGCTTCAGCTGGTGGGTGTCACAGCACTGCTTGTAGCTTCAAAATATGAAGAGATATTCTCTCCTGATGTAGCAGACTTTGTTTACATTACTGACAATGCCTACACCAGTAGTGAAATTAGAGAAATGGAGATTATGATTCTTAAAGAGTTAAACTTCAATTTGGGACGACCTCTTCCAATTCATTTCTTAAGAAGAGCATCAAAAGCTGGGGGG GCTGATGTTAAGCAGCATACGCTAGCAAAATACCTAATGGAGCTGACACTGGTAGACTATGACATGGTTCACCATCGTCCTTCAGAGATTGCAGCTGCTGCGTTATGCTTGTCCCAAAAGATTCTGGGACATAACAAATGG GGTACAAAGCACCAGTACTACACTGGGTATACAGAAGACAGTCTTTTGATGACTATGAAACACATGGCCAAGAATGTGGTCAAAGTAAATGAGAAGTTAACAAAATACACT GCTGTAAAGAACAAGTATGCAAGTAGCAAACTACTGATGATCAGCACAATCCCTCAACTGAACAGCGAGATAATCAAGGACCTGGCTTTATCACTCTCATCGTAA
- the CCNB2 gene encoding G2/mitotic-specific cyclin-B2 isoform X1, which produces MALPATRRAAVTRQVENAVTELQSKAKTHLTGKRAALEEIGNRVATRGTCIAKKTECSKASIKPMKGPSKMANAMVLPKPPAAVNQAFKETGVPKVLSPVPMDVSMEEEDLCQAFSDVLLNNVKDIDAEDWGNPQLCSDYVKDIYLYLRELELQQSVRPHYLDGKTINGRMRAILVDWLVQVHSRFQLLQETLYMCVAVMDRFLQSHPVPRKRLQLVGVTALLVASKYEEIFSPDVADFVYITDNAYTSSEIREMEIMILKELNFNLGRPLPIHFLRRASKAGGADVKQHTLAKYLMELTLVDYDMVHHRPSEIAAAALCLSQKILGHNKWGTKHQYYTGYTEDSLLMTMKHMAKNVVKVNEKLTKYTAVKNKYASSKLLMISTIPQLNSEIIKDLALSLSS; this is translated from the exons ATGGCTCTGCCGGCGACGCGCCGCGCCGCT GTCACTAGACAGGTGGAGAATGCTGTGACTGAACTTCAAAGTAAAGCCAAAACTCACCTTACTGGCAAAAGGGCTGCCTTGGAAGAAATAGGAAATAGAGTTGCAACAAGAGGAACATGCATAGCTAAG aaaacagaatgctCCAAAGCATCCATAAAGCCTATGAAAGGACCTAGTAAGATGGCAAATGCAATGGTGCTGCCTAAACCTCCAGCTGCTGTGAACCAAGCATTCAAAGAAACTGGTGTTCCAAAG GTTCTGTCTCCTGTCCCTATGGATGTATCTATGGAAGAGGAGGATTTGTGCCAAGCCTTCTCTGATGTATTGCTCAACAATGTAAAAGACATCGATGCTGAGGACTGGGGGAATCCCCAGCTGTGTAGTGACTATGTAAAAGATATCTATCTGTATCTGAGAGAGCTTGAG CTGCAGCAATCAGTCCGCCCGCATTACCTTGATGGGAAGACGATCAATGGGCGTATGCGTGCAATTTTAGTTGACTGGCTTGTCCAGGTCCACTCAAGATTCCAGCTTTTGCAGGAAACACTGTATATGTGTGTTGCAGTCATGGATCGCTTCTTACAA AGTCATCCAGTACCTCGTAAGAGGCTTCAGCTGGTGGGTGTCACAGCACTGCTTGTAGCTTCAAAATATGAAGAGATATTCTCTCCTGATGTAGCAGACTTTGTTTACATTACTGACAATGCCTACACCAGTAGTGAAATTAGAGAAATGGAGATTATGATTCTTAAAGAGTTAAACTTCAATTTGGGACGACCTCTTCCAATTCATTTCTTAAGAAGAGCATCAAAAGCTGGGGGG GCTGATGTTAAGCAGCATACGCTAGCAAAATACCTAATGGAGCTGACACTGGTAGACTATGACATGGTTCACCATCGTCCTTCAGAGATTGCAGCTGCTGCGTTATGCTTGTCCCAAAAGATTCTGGGACATAACAAATGG GGTACAAAGCACCAGTACTACACTGGGTATACAGAAGACAGTCTTTTGATGACTATGAAACACATGGCCAAGAATGTGGTCAAAGTAAATGAGAAGTTAACAAAATACACT GCTGTAAAGAACAAGTATGCAAGTAGCAAACTACTGATGATCAGCACAATCCCTCAACTGAACAGCGAGATAATCAAGGACCTGGCTTTATCACTCTCATCGTAA